Proteins co-encoded in one Podospora pseudoanserina strain CBS 124.78 chromosome 7 map unlocalized CBS124.78p_7, whole genome shotgun sequence genomic window:
- the COX4 gene encoding Cytochrome c oxidase subunit 4 (COG:C; EggNog:ENOG503P5BA; BUSCO:EOG09265MAN): MLLQRSALAIARRAAVAPAVRRSLATSAVRRDAVPDTKIKGIKEVKTVDDLFGPGAPAGTVPTDVEQSTGLERLEILGKMESVDVFDMRPLDASRLGTLSNPVLVRSAGEEQFAGCTGVPADSHNVIWLGMTRERPIERCPECGSVYKMEYVGPQEDHHHDHGHGHGWKEPKTMADYVKPEYW, from the exons ATGCTCCTGCAGCGCTCCGCCCTCGCGATCGCCCGCCGGGCTGCCGTCGCCCCGGCTGTCCGCCGTTCCCTGGCCACCTCCGCCGTGCGCC GTGACGCCGTTCCTGATACCAAGATCAAGGGCATCAAGG AGGTCAAGACCGTTGACGACCTTTTCGGCCCCGGTGCCCCCGCCGGCACCGTCCCTACCGATGTCGAGCAGTCGACTGGTCTCGAGCGTCTCGAAATTCTCGGCAAGATGGAGAGCGTTGACGTCTTCGACATGCGCCCTCTTGATGCCTCGCGCCTCGGCACACTCTCCAACCCCGTTCTCGTCCGCTCCGCCGGCGAGGAGCAGTTCGCCGGTTGCACTGGTGTCCCCGCTGACTCCCACAACGTCATCTGGCTCGGT ATGACCCGTGAGCGCCCCATTGAGCGGTGCCCCGAGTGCGGCAGCGTCTACAAGATGGAGTACGTCGGTCCCCAGGaggatcaccaccacgatCACGGTCACGGCCACGGCTGGAAGGAGCCCAAGACCATGGCCGACTACGTCAAGCCCGAGTACTGGTAA
- the GTT1 gene encoding bifunctional glutathione transferase/peroxidase (COG:O; EggNog:ENOG503NX0U) encodes MTSPNPQDPPQSTSTLSPSNKPEITLYWLNDYRAQPVVLLLEELDLTYTVRPFHRTPSGLAPRELEKVYPLGTSPILTISLPHREPVVLAESGFIVEYLCDHFPPKSGRKTLIPKRWVEGRGGKIGGEMGVGGHLLHYAEGSFALTLVVGVILADSLWQQQNPLLPPPHHRVRRRQDLQGVCRAPLRRNTSPFWTECSPLRLLLLAMKKARGISAGGFLTAVDILLSFNLTTARDGVGKVMVSAGDGKAGKIPLWDTSTRGWASIWRGCIGKGGI; translated from the exons ATGACATCACCAAATCCCCAAGACCCACCCCAATCTACGAGCACATTATCGCCGTCCAATAAACCAGAGATAACGCTCTACTG GCTCAACGACTACCGAGCCCAGCCCGTCGTCTTGCTCCTCGAGGAGCTCGACCTAACCTATACCGTCAGACCCTTCCACCGCACCCCCAGCGGCCTCGCCCCCCGCGAGCTGGAAAAGGTCTACCCCCTAGGGACATCACCCATCCTGACAATCTCGTTACCTCACCGGGAACCTGTCGTCCTGGCAGAGAGCGGCTTCATCGTCGAGTACCTCTGCGATcacttcccccccaaaagtGGAAGAAAAACATTGATCCCGAAGAGAtgggttgaggggaggggaggaaagataggaggggagatgggggttgggggg CATCTGCTTCACTATGCAGAGGGGAGCTTCGCGCTGACGTTGGTGGTCGGGGTGATCTTGGCCG ACAGTCTTTGGCAGCAACAAaatccccttcttcctccgcCCCATCACCGGGTTCGTCGCCGACAAGATCTACAAGGCGTTTGTCGTGCCCCACTGCGGAGAAACACCTCGCCTTTTTGGACGGAATGCTCGCCACTTCGccttctgctgctggcgatgaagaaggcgagagGTATCTCTGCGGGGGGATTCCTGACCGCGGTGGATATCCTGCTTAGCTTCAACTTGACCACTGCCAGGGACGGGGTGGGCAAGGTGATGGTCTCTGCCGGCGATGGCAAGGCGGGCAAGATTCCCCTGTGGGACACGAGTACCCGCGGGTGGGCGAGTATTTGGAGAGGCTGCATCGGGAAAGGGGGTATCTGA
- a CDS encoding uncharacterized protein (EggNog:ENOG503P1QR; COG:I), producing the protein MSVSMTPTVGGDEDKRLSFQEQLELVKLPREGQAHRYISTRSAYLPGSDFAKGKELPSFHSAAFGGHVYAQAGLAAYRAWRETEKEKGVPEHARLDIHTINGYFTRIGLASRPFIYTASPVTASRTFSTVSVTATQPSVPSNSPSEDHYPAEDASLPQYPPAFTALLSFKLPEPDWDGTVSEQEAPPQERFASILSSRKPEEWPPAPPVDITGVVEIVGDDQVGTFPIAEMKKVDMKEYNEGKPVHERRELLLYRLLKPLPDDEDGKSGYDANAHVLVHAFVADRNGLLMAGNHIGLGYSLGRAASLSYHFVMHVEAKAAVMREEDGWWIQEVWFPRAGRGRGIVESKIWSPSGVHVATEYQDGLIQGFGGKLLKEKEVSGQEAKL; encoded by the exons ATGAGTGTAAGCATGACTCCCACGgttggcggcgacgaggacAAGCGGCTGTCTTTTCAGGAACAATTGGAGCTCGTCAAGTTGCCTCGTGAAGGCCAAGCCCACCGATACATCTCGACTCGATCAGCATATCTCCCAGGTTCAGACTTTGCAAAGGGAAAAGAGCTGCCCAGTTTCCACAGTGCGGCGTTTGGTGGTCATGTGTACGCTCAGGCAGGCCTGGCCGCCTATAGAGCGTGGAGAGAAACcgaaaaggagaagggggttcCAGAACATGCGAGGTTGGATATCCAC ACAATAAACGGTTACTTTACCCGCATCGGCCTTGCCAGCAGACCCTTCATTTACACGGCCTCTCCCGTTACCGCGTCCCGCACCTTCAGCACCGTTTCCGTGACTGCCACTCAGCCATCTGTTCCCAGCAACTCACCCTCTGAAGATCACTACCCTGCCGAAGACGCCTCGCTGCCGCAGTACCCGCCAGCCTTTACCGCGTTGCTGTCATTCAAGCTCCCAGAGCCAGACTGGGATGGCACAGTCTCTGAGCAGGAGGCGCCGCCCCAGGAGCGCTTCGCTTCCATCTTGTCATCCCGCAAGCCAGAAGAGTGGCCGCCCGCCCCCCCGGTGGACATCACCGGCGTGGTGGAGATTGTCGGAGACGACCAGGTTGGGACGTTCCCGATTgcggagatgaagaaggtaGATATGAAGGAGTATAACGAGGGGAAGCCGGTTCATGAGAGACGCGAGCTGCTTTTGTACCGGTTGTTGAAGCCGCTACcggacgatgaggatgggaagagcGGGTATGATGCCAATGCTCATGTGTTGGTGCACGCTTTTGTGGCGGATAGGAATGGGCTGCTGATGGCTGGGAATCACATCGGGCTGGGATATAGTCTGGGAAGGGCTGCTAGTCTGAGTTATCATTTTGTGATGCACgtggaggccaaggctgcggtgatgagggaggaggatgggtggtggattcAAGAGGTTTGGTTTccgagggcggggaggggaagggggatcGTGGAAAGTAAGATTTGGAGCCCGAGTGGTGTGCACGTTGCGACGGAGTATCAGGACGGACTGATCCAGGGGTTTGGCGGAAAgctgttgaaggagaaggaggtttcTGGGCAGGAGGCAAAGCTGTGA
- a CDS encoding uncharacterized protein (EggNog:ENOG503P904) yields the protein MGVQLEPISQSSFEQYGPWHFRDSRFQQNERVDLGAALLRAAALPALNDLCELSARTSKADGRFLELTEKPTSSRSSSIHVLQEPSPPATITSPPTPVTVNKAKDDVDIPSLPGPRHSLDQFGYHAEEGVKFTFAPNSLPIRPRPNLKRRRPDSDVDGYNTATMSCKKRRLLRQFVTSRLSAPFSLPATHILNREVVASGDKRFLKLAAIMATRKLQPQPLPPQVSPDSFLRRQAIFNRCRLRMATEGMSRGGRGSHGPETQATHPASRQQQQPGVEGASFALMRALHPSSTGATTPVISISPQRSSCTPKPAIKPSSPPSRSPPLGPTASGASPTRLRIPSPRLRPLRSPELRVTRPALPLDDIEDLDDDSVAFPTSVHESRYGDEPDEVYADFGLIFGGGGEGDESDEEGPAEQFEDYMDDLDGIPWNARC from the coding sequence ATGGGGGTTCAGCTCGAGCCCATCAGTCAGAGTTCGTTTGAACAGTACGGACCATGGCACTTTCGAGATTCTCGTTTTCAGCAGAATGAACGTGTCGACCTGGGTGCCGCCCTCTTGCGAGCAGCCGCCCTACCGGCCTTGAACGACCTATGCGAGCTTTCAGCGAGGACCAGCAAAGCAGATGGTCGGTTTCTGGAACTGACCGAGAAGCCCACATCGTCCAGGTCATCCAGCATTCATGTTCTCCAGGaaccctctccacccgccaccatcacttcccccccaactcccGTCACCGTCAACAAGGCTAAGGATGATGTGGATATCCCGTCATTACCAGGACCCCGTCATTCCCTGGACCAGTTTGGTTATCACGCGGAAGAGGGGGTTAAGTTCACCTTTGCGCCCAACAGCTTACCCATTCGTCCCCGACCGAATCTGAAGCGTCGACGACCAGACTCGGATGTGGACGGTTACAACACAGCCACCATGAGCTGCAAAAAGCGGCGACTATTGCGACAGTTTGTCACCTCACGGCTTTCAGCGCCTTTCTCCCTCCCGGCCACGCACATTCTCAACCGAGAAGTCGTCGCTTCGGGTGACAAACGCTTTCTCAAACttgccgccatcatggcaACCAGAAAGCTTCAACCACAGCCCCTACCGCCACAGGTCAGCCCGGATTCTTTCTTGCGGCGGCAAGCCATCTTCAACCGGTGTCGGTTACGAATGGCAACCGAGGGCATGTCTCGAGGCGGTCGAGGGAGCCACGGGCCAGAGACGCAAGCTACACATCCCGCTTcacggcagcagcagcagccaggtGTAGAAGGGGCTAGTTTCGCCTTGATGAGGGCCCTGCACCCATCATCGACTGGGGCAACTACACCGGTGATTTCCATCTCCCCGCAACGGTCCTCCTGCACCCCAAAACCGGCGATAAAaccgtcatcaccaccgagcaGGTCACCACCACTCGGGCCAACAGCCAGCGGAGCATCGCCAACAAGACTGCGAATTCCCAGTCCGAGGTTACGGCCCCTCCGCTCACCAGAACTGAGAGTCACCCGGCCGGCTCTGCCGTTGGATGACATTGAggacctcgacgacgacagcgtGGCGTTTCCCACATCGGTGCATGAGAGCCGGTATGGTGACGAGCCTGACGAGGTCTATGCCGATTTCGGGCTGATCTTTGgaggcgggggtgagggcgaCGAGTCTGATGAAGAAGGTCCTGCCGAGCAGTTTGAGGATTACATGGACGACTTGGACGGGATTCCGTGGAACGCTAGGTGCTAA
- a CDS encoding uncharacterized protein (EggNog:ENOG503PWMW) translates to MTAKHSNRPKTNLLTTPGEIRNQIYSYLLPTHETIVIASQRKDSFSSSSSSSSQQHYIGKFLRRDLSTLFLTSKQIYLEASTFFYSNNTFVLPGDATSLPHQAQANLLLRWFLDRIGERNCSNLRRLGIPFPLEGGLGQLQLGDGCEQMIEEEEGAKRKRFISGLVRRCPNLEELEVDLGRGDTPSLAATAPVPSKMEMAGSVERLLRQSWAGLKAVRVYWGDQVIYKRRRWRARSLEYGMPPEQVPMGEEWVVVNMRDDEEDHARYRERYYERREWRLEDAVHDFYSPYSSINLRSSFALERYRVAARAAEAAPSRDWLSSQHPRIEFAKAFLKSPSRAMSERNEEKEWWRIRRKMAREYTVSYCCTMAGGSSYRTRSKRKRTTTWLRNTLARL, encoded by the coding sequence ATGACTGCAAAACACAGCAACCGACCCAAAAcaaacctcctcaccacccccggtGAAATCCGCAACCAGATCTActcctacctcctccccacccacgaGACAATCGTCATTGCCTCGCAGCGAAAAGACAGCttttcgtcgtcgtcgtcgtcctcctcccaacaacaCTACATTGGCAAATTCCTCCGCCGCGACCTCTCGACCCTCTTTCTTACAAGCAAGCAAATCTACCTCGAagcctccaccttcttctacAGCAACAACACGTTCGTCCTACCGGGGGACGCCACCTCCTTACCACACCAGGCGCAAGCCAACCTGCTACTGCGCTGGTTCCTCGACCGGATCGGCGAGAGAAACTGCTCCAACTTGAGAAGGCTAGGGATCCCGTTCCCGCTGGAGGGTGGTCTGGGCCAACTCCAGCTAGGGGATGGGTGCGAGCAAatgattgaggaggaggaaggggccaagaggaagaggttcaTCTCTGgcttggtgaggaggtgccCCAACCTGGAGGAGCTAGAGGTTGATCTAGGGAGAGGTGACACGCCTAGCCtggcggcgacggcgccGGTGCCGAgcaagatggagatggcgggGTCGGTGGAGCGGCTGCTGAGGCAGTCGTGGGCGGGGCTCAaggcggtgagggtgtaTTGGGGCGACCAGGTTATTTACAAGCGGCGGAGGTGGCGGGCGAGGAGTCTGGAGTATGGTATGCCGCCTGAGCAGGTGccgatgggggaggagtgggtggtggtgaatatgagggatgacgaggaggatcaCGCTCGGTATCGGGAACGGTATTATGAGCGTCGGGAGTGGAGGCTGGAAGATGCCGTCCATGACTTTTACTCTCCTTACTCGAGCATCAATCTCCGGTCGTCTTTTGCTCTGGAGAGGTACAGGGTCGCTGCGAGAGCTGCCGAAGCTGCCCCGTCGAGGGACTGGTTGAGCAGCCAGCATCCCAGGATAGAGTTCGCCAAGGCGTTTCTCAAGTCCCCCTCGCGCGCAATGAGCGAGAGAaacgaggagaaggagtggtggaggattcgaaggaagatggcgagggagtaCACTGTTTCCTATTGCTGCACCATGGCTGGAGGGAGCAGCTATCGGACCAGGAGCAAGCGGAAGAGGACTACAACCTGGTTGAGGAACACATTAGCAAGACTCTAG
- a CDS encoding uncharacterized protein (EggNog:ENOG503P2RN; COG:S) → MSPLNPTATPFLPAISSLPTLPDTTLTSTLDLLFEPTSELHSLALPTIRTCSFASYDELIDTLRGQLLTIASQVQDDSEGKKKLHHVLGSHPRLGAPKVKQEDEELSEQSKNEQKQLRGGDENEAMRLAELNEEYEKAFPGLRYVVFVNGRGRGVIMEDMERRIKRGDIREEEKEGIQAMCDIAKDRARKLLKSAEEAV, encoded by the exons ATgtcccccctcaaccccaccgcaacccccttcctacccgccatctcctccctccccaccctcccagacacaaccctcacctccaccctcgacctcctcttcGAACCAACTTCCGAACTCCAttccctcgccctccccaccatccgcaCCTGCTCCTTCGCCTCCTACGACGAGCTAATCGACACCCTCCGAGGCCAGCTGCTCACCATCGCCTCCCAAGTCCAGGACGACTCCGAGGGGAAAAAGAAGCTGCATCACGTCCTGGGCAGCCACCCCAGATTGGGCGCGCCAAAGGTGAAGcaagaggacgaggagttgAGCGAGCAGAGCAAGAATGAGCAAAAGCAACtcaggggaggggatgaaaACGAGGCGATGAGGCTGGCCGAGCTGAACGAGGAGTACGAAAAGGCTTTTCCGGGGTTGAGGTATGTCGTTTTTGTGAacgggcgggggaggggggtgattaTGGAGGATATGGAGCGGAGGATCAAGAGGGGGGATAttagggaggaggagaaggaggggataCAG GCAATGTGTGATATTGCAAAGGATAGGGCGAGGAAGTTGTTGAAGtctgccgaggaggctgtttAG
- a CDS encoding uncharacterized protein (EggNog:ENOG503PEFR; COG:S) yields the protein MTPSGHPIDWEAHRKIFEDLYMVQDMSLPEVMKIMREDYGVEATKKMYKKRIKAWGLFKNINGDEMLTMLRIKEHRCRQGKRTQFYLRGKPVLDSKLRRFATRHGVVLDDEDFGGDVQAALRGITFSTPEPEDRTEITTPTHGNAPHLSPVISDADVTSLDCFVGSPNTNPLEVPRREYPDISWDVPVSSSQSLAGTASPTHQVYAWLEDADHSRLDGDYHFPPLSMGVESGHDVVQASTAQSFPYGQQLEFYQPAERPSNDSLEDPALPFGQAPDFLWNQASFHNTLINSEVTFTGPSLTEGINTNFVARDETAALHYGFSQDHNNTPVSYDEHDSINYGGWYDDNFTWPS from the exons ATGACTCCTTCTGGTCATCCGATTGATTGGGAGGCCCATCGGAAGATCTTCGAGGACCTGTATATGGTTCAGGACATGTCGCTCCCTGAGGTCATGAAGATCATGAGGGAAGATTACGGTGTGGAAGCCAC CAAGAAAATGTACAAAAAGCGAATCAAGGCCTGGGGATTGTTCAAAAACATCAACGGAGACGAGATGTTGACGATGCTACGGATCAAGGAACATCGGTGCAGACAGGGCAAAAGAACACAGTTTTATTTGCGGGGCAAGCCGGTCCTGGACTCAAAGCTTCGACGTTTTGCAACTCGTCATGGTGTGGTattggatgatgaagactttggtggtgatgtgcaAG CTGCTCTCAGAGGCATCACCTTTTCGACCCCGGAGCCTGAAGATCGTACTGaaatcaccaccccaacacaTGGCAACGCTCCACATCTGAGCCCAGTGATAAGCGATGCGGACGTGACATCTCTCGACTGCTTCGTGGGCTCACCAAACACAAACCCGCTCGAAGTGCCACGTCGTGAATATCCAGATATATCATGGGATGTGCCCGTGTCTTCATCCCAGTCTCTTGCGGGTACGGCGTCTCCGACACATCAAGTTTACGCTT GGCTGGAGGACGCGGATCATTCTCGGCTTGATGGCGATTATCACTTCCCGCCACTTTCCATGGGTGTGGAATCAGGACACGATGTTGTCCAGGCTTCAACCGCCCAGTCATTTCCATATGGTCAACAGTTGGAATTTTATCAGCCCGCCGAAAGACCTTCCAACGACAGCCTAGAAGATCCAGCCCTGCCGTTCGGTCAGGCTCCAGATTTCTTGTGGAACCAGGCTTCGTTTCACAATACACTCATAAACAGCGAAGTCACTTTCACAGGACCCTCTCTTACCGAAGGAATAAACACAAACTTCGTAGCACGGGATGAGACAGCGGCTCTTCACTATGGCTTCTCCCAGGATCACAACAATACACCGGTGTCCTACGACGAGCATGATTCCATCAACTATGGTGGATGGTACGATGACAACTTTACCTGGCCCAGTTGA
- the UTR2 gene encoding putative glycosidase CRH2 (CAZy:GH16; EggNog:ENOG503NUVW; COG:G) encodes MLRSLLPLGVALLGATSVLAVDPPSCSLDKKCPEEAPCCSQYNQCGVGAFCLGGCDPRMSFSIDSCVPAPVCKDKTYKMDSLDRYKHISEYLGDSSKVDWVGQGEPLLYNGHTLLTMPPKSVGTVLATTTYMWYGNVKARIKSSRGAGVVTAFILFGDVKDEIDFEWVGVDLNTVQTNYYFQGITNYGNTGNLTVDDSYNKFHDYEIQWTPDEIRWLVDGKVGRVKKRSETWNAKTQQWNFPQTPSRVQISIWPGGLETNAKGTIDWAGGKIDWNSDEIKKYGYYFATFGEIKVECWKTDKAPGTNKGVSYYYNDIRATNDTVVDSNKPTILKSFLGTGTNMNKGETTQSGSASQTSAIHAIPGGGVVGSGNAPGVNNGGSSSGGPDSGSNSGGGAVANPGCSSDSFVQNCGQAATDGDSNGNNSNNGVRGAERLGASAFAVIIGIAGLLFL; translated from the exons ATGCTCCGATCTTTGTTGCCGTTGGGCGTGGCCCTTCTCGGCGCAACCAGCGTTTTGGCTGTTGATCCTCCATCCTGCAGTCTGGACAAGAAGTGCCCCGAGGAAGCACCCTGCTGCTCTC AATACAACCAATGCGGCGTTGGCGCATTCTGTCTCGGCGGCTGCGACCCGCGCATGTCCTTCTCCATCGACTCCTGCGTCCCTGCGCCAGTATGCAAGGACAAAACCTACAAGATGGACTCGCTCGACCGGTACAAGCACATCAGCGAATACCTTGGCGACTCTAGCAAGGTGGACTGGGTTGGCCAAGGAGAGCCCCTCTTGTACAACGGCCATACCCTGTTGACCATGCCTCCCAAGTCGGTCGGCACTGTGCTGGCCACCACGACCTACATGTGGTATGGCAATGTCAAGGCCAGGATCAAGAGCTCTCGGGGCGCTGGTGTTGTTACCGCCTTCATCCTGTTTGGTGATGTCAAGGACGAAATTGACTTTGAGTGGGTTGGTGTCGATCTGAACACGGTTCAGACCAACTACTACTTCCAGGGTATTACAAATT ACGGCAATACCGGTAACTTGACTGTGGATGATTCGTACAACAAATTCCACGACTACGAGATCCAATGGACCCCAGACGAAATTCGGTGGCTTGTCGATGGAAAGGTTGGCCGTGTCAAGAAGAGATCCGAGACTTGGAACGCCAAGACCCAGCAGTGGAATTTCCCCCAGACGCCATCCCGTGTTCAGATCTCCATCTGGCCCGGTGGTCTCGAGACCAACGCCAAGGGCACCATTGATTGGGCTGGTGGAAAGATCGACTGGAACTCGGATGAGATCAAGAAGTATGGCTACTACTTTGCCACCTTTGGAGAGATCAAGGTCGAGTGCTGGAAGACGGACAAGGCCCCGGGCACCAACAAGGGTGTCTCTTACTACTACAATGACATCAGGGCTACCAACGACACCGTCGTCGACAGCAACAAGCCTACCATTCTCAAGAGCTTCCTCGGCACGGGGACAAATATGAACAAGGGTGAAACCACTCAGTCCGGCAGCGCCTCCCAGACTTCCGCTATTCACGCTATtcctggcggtggtgttgtcgggTCCGGAAACGCCCCCGGCGTTAACAATGGCGGCTCCAGCTCTGGCGGTCCCGACTCGGGCTCCAActccggtggtggtgctgttgccaACCCTGGCTGCAGCTCCGATAGCTTTGTGCAAAACTGCGGTCAGGCTGCCACTGACGGTGACAGCaatggcaacaacagcaacaatggcGTTCGCGGAGCCGAAAGGCTGGGCGCCAGCGCCTTTGCTGTCATCATTGGTATTGCCggtctcctcttcctttga
- a CDS encoding uncharacterized protein (EggNog:ENOG503P6QU; COG:S): MPPKITAKNLQYNTTLPPFLARLRGEATSSSEFDGGGPDPILAARRRPTKKRSGSAEAEDAPTIVDEHGNTVQDVTVGVDGSVKATASAPAEEEKGGHDDNKSAAEDQAQAKAASIGAAGKKRRVGKVVGADADEEEDQKKDAAPITNTKAEDKEGTASAPKAKPKRKAKKIKLSFGVDEG; the protein is encoded by the coding sequence atgccCCCGAAAATCACGGCCAAAAACCTGCAGTAtaacaccaccctccccccgtTCCTCGCCCGTCTCCGAGGCGAggcaacttcctcctccgagtttgatggtggtggtccagACCCCATCCTCGCGGCCCGAAGGCGACCAACCAAGAAACGGTCCGGCAGCGCCGAGGCAGAAGACGCCCCTACGATAGTGGATGAGCACGGCAACACAGTGCAGGATGTCACTGTTGGGGTAGACGGCAGCGTAAAGGCGACTGCGTCCGCGCcggcagaagaagagaagggtgGCCATGACGATAACAAATCAGCTGCGGAGGACCAGGCACAAGCAAAGGCGGCTAGCATTGGCGCtgctgggaagaagagaagagtaGGAAAGGTCGTTGGCGCGGatgctgacgaggaggaggatcagAAGAAGGACGCTGCTCCCAtaaccaacaccaaagccgaggacaaggagggtACAGCATCGGCGCCAAAAGCCAAGCCCAAGAgaaaggcgaagaagattaAGCTTAGTTTCGGTGTCGATGAGGGCTGA
- a CDS encoding uncharacterized protein (COG:K; EggNog:ENOG503P4SF), whose product MKKRTANDVQSWRPPQQTAMPTLQHQQPLQQQPQPPNAFANHAPWYSPSHYPPQQPDMTRRDQQQQQQQQQQQQQQQQLDFRGYAQPPQQAAQQQQHAAHQQHPQHPQQHHAAPPVQQSMGHAQQPQAPPPQQQTPTPAPAPAPSRRKRPQTGGHPPAHPPPHAPQLSAQHAQHPQHAVQHTQHQHAPQHIAQHPQHPQHTQQHPQQHAQQHVQQQHVQQQHAQQQHAQQHAQQHTPQHQHASVPPPQQQQVPQQAPHAAPQPQQVPVQQQHPQHVQHPGHPQHQQQQQQPPQVQQQQPPAPVPAPTPVAAPAAVQVPTAQVKAPPPDDVTPAPPPPPAKKSRTNTPWTPAEELRLKQMRDAGNSWAEIAKTFPARTEGSVKKHWYKDMHYAEFAEDESAALMSAIKEYENNKWKVIGQKVGKPAKACEQYAKEHFPELFANQKR is encoded by the exons ATGAAGAAGCGGACGGCAAACGACGTTCAGTCATGGCGTCCACCACAGCAGACGGCGATGCCTACGCTGCAACACCAGCAACcgttgcagcagcagccgcagccgccaaACGCGTTCGCTAACCATGCCCCCTGGTATAGCCCGTCTCattatcctcctcagcagcccGACATGACTCGGCGcgaccagcagcagcagcagcagcagcagcagcaacaacaacagcagcagcagttggACTTTCGGGGATATGCTCAGCCACCACAGCAGGccgcccaacaacaacagcatgctgcccatcagcagcaccctcaacatccgcaacaacaccatgctGCTCCGCCGGTCCAGCAGTCCATGGGCCATGCTCAACAGCCGCAggctccacctccccagcagcagacCCCCACCCCGGCCCCTGCGCCGGCTCCGTCGAGACGGAAGCGGCCCCAGACCGGCGGTCACCCCCCGGCCCATCCTCCGCCGCACGCGCCCCAGCTGAGTGCTCAGCATGCTCAGCATCCACAACATGCTGTCCAGCACACTCAGCACCAGCATGCCCCACAGCATATtgctcaacaccctcaacaccctcagcaCACTCAACAACATCCCCAGCAGCATGCTCAGCAGCATGTTCAGCAGCAACAtgttcagcagcagcatgctcagcaacagcatgcCCAACAACATGCTCAGCAGCATActcctcagcatcaacacgCTTCGGTGCCTCccccgcaacagcagcaggttcCTCAGCAAGCTCCTCACGCGGCACCTCAGCCCCAACAGGTCCCCgttcaacagcaacacccaCAGCATGTGCAGCATCCGGGCCACccgcagcatcagcagcagcagcagcagcccccacaggtccagcagcagcaaccgccaGCTCCCGTACCAGCTCCCACTCCGGTTGCTGCTCCCGCTGCGGTCCAAGTACCAACGGCTCAGGTGAAGGCTCCGCCCCCAGACGATGTGACACCTGCTCCGCCCCCACCTCCGGCAAAGAAGAGCCGGACAAACACGCCGTGGACGCCGGCGGAGGAGCTTCGGCTGAAGCAGATGCGTGATGCCGGTAACAGTTGGGCAGAAATTGCCAAG ACCTTTCCCGCCCGCACAGAGGGTAGTGTGAAGAAGCATTGGTATAAGGATATGCACTATGCTGAATTTGCAGAGGATGAG TCCGCGGCGTTGATGAGTGCCATCAAGGAGTACGAAAACAACAAATGGAAGGTTATTGGGCAGAAGGTTGGCAAGCCGGCCAAGGCCTGTGAACAATACGCAAAGGAGCATTTCCCAG AGCTGTTTGCGAACCAAAAGAGATGA